Below is a window of Fusobacterium varium DNA.
GTGATGCTGATACTCCGATAGCTAAAAAGGTAGAAGCAGGAGCAGGAAATATTACAATGGAAATTATGATGAGTGCTCCTAATAAACAAGAATTAAGTAGTTTCGTTGAAGAGTACTTAAAACCTAAATTTGAAAGCTTACCAGGTATTGGACAAGTTCAAGTATTTGGTAACCCAGATAAACAAGTTCAAATTCAAGTAGATAGTGATAAACTTGCTACTTATAATCTATCACCAATGGAATTATATAATATGATTAGAATGTCAAGTTTAAATGTACCATTGGGAACTATTGGAACAGGAAATAAAGATATAATAGTAAGATTTATGGGAGAATTAAACTATATTGACACTTTTGAAGATATGATACTTCATAGTAATGGTAATACTTTAAGAGTAAAAGATGTAGCTGATGTTGTATTAACAACTGAAGATCCAAGTGACATTTCATACCTTTCAGGAGATGAATCAATAGCAGTAGTTGTTGAAAAATCTTCAGATGGAAGTACAATTGAATTGAATAAAAGAGCTACAGAAGCTCTAGAAAGTTTAAGATCAATTATGCCACCAGAAACAAAGTATGAAGTTCTACTTGATACATCAGAAGATATTAATAAGTCAATTTCAAACGTTAGTAGTACAGCAGTTCAAGGGCTTATACTTGCAACATTAGTATTGTTATTCTTCTTAAAAAATGTAAGAGCAACACTTCTAGTATCAACAGCTCTTCCAGTTGCAGTAATATTTACATTTGCATTCCTTGCATTAAATGGAACATCTCTTAACCTTATTTCATTGATGGGATTATCAATTGGGGTAGGGATGCTGACAGATAACTCAGTTGTTGTTGTGGATAATATTTATAGACATATGACAGAGTTAAAATCTCCAGTAATGGAAGCTTCAGATAATGGAACAACAGAGGTTGCTATGTCAGTTATAGCTTCAGCTTTAACAACAATGGTAGTATTTATCCCTATACTATTTATTCCAGGTATAGCAAGAGAGATATTTAGAGACCTAGCATACTCAATAATATATTCAAACTTGGCAGCAATAATAGTTTCATTAACATTGATTCCAATGCTTTCAAGTAGATTCTTAACAAATAAAACTGACGTAACTAAAGAAGGAAAAATCTTTGGGGCAGTTAAAGCTAAATATCTAAAACTTATTAACTGGGCTATAACTCATAGAGGAAAAACAATGCTTATAACAATAGCTATATTTATCTTCTCTATGGTAACTGTGCCTAGATTCTTAAAACTTGAATTTATGCCAAAACAAGACCAAGGTAGATATTCAATAGTTGCTGAATTAGGAAATGGATTAGATCTTGAAAAAGCAAAAGCAACAGCTAAAGAGATAGAAGATATAGTTGTAAAAGATCCTAATACAAAGAGTTATTTCGTTATTATTCAAAAAGATAGTTTCTCAGTAAACGTAGATATTGGTAAAAAAGATGAAAGAGATATATCAGTATTTGATATAATCAATGATTTAAGACCAGTTGTAGAAAAAATTCCAGGAGTAAGAACAAACCTATCTGAAAACTTTGCAATAGGAGCACAACAAAGAGATGTTCAATTGGATATAGTTGGAGCAAACTTAGAAGAAGTTAAAGAAGTTGGAAAGAAAGTTCTTGATGGTATTAGCCAATATCCAGGAGCAGTTGACGTTAAATCGACATTGGATCCAGGTAGTACAGAAGCTAGAGTAGTTTTAAATAGAGATAAGATCAGAAGTTATGGAATCA
It encodes the following:
- a CDS encoding efflux RND transporter permease subunit yields the protein MTLAGLSIRRPVATTMVMISVMFIGLMAMFSMKSELLPNMDIPVVTVSTTWNGAVTEDVETQVTKKIEEILPNVEGIDKIESTSAYGRSQIIVKFDYGIDADDKVTEIQRELSKIANDLPSDADTPIAKKVEAGAGNITMEIMMSAPNKQELSSFVEEYLKPKFESLPGIGQVQVFGNPDKQVQIQVDSDKLATYNLSPMELYNMIRMSSLNVPLGTIGTGNKDIIVRFMGELNYIDTFEDMILHSNGNTLRVKDVADVVLTTEDPSDISYLSGDESIAVVVEKSSDGSTIELNKRATEALESLRSIMPPETKYEVLLDTSEDINKSISNVSSTAVQGLILATLVLLFFLKNVRATLLVSTALPVAVIFTFAFLALNGTSLNLISLMGLSIGVGMLTDNSVVVVDNIYRHMTELKSPVMEASDNGTTEVAMSVIASALTTMVVFIPILFIPGIAREIFRDLAYSIIYSNLAAIIVSLTLIPMLSSRFLTNKTDVTKEGKIFGAVKAKYLKLINWAITHRGKTMLITIAIFIFSMVTVPRFLKLEFMPKQDQGRYSIVAELGNGLDLEKAKATAKEIEDIVVKDPNTKSYFVIIQKDSFSVNVDIGKKDERDISVFDIINDLRPVVEKIPGVRTNLSENFAIGAQQRDVQLDIVGANLEEVKEVGKKVLDGISQYPGAVDVKSTLDPGSTEARVVLNRDKIRSYGINPSTIAQTLNYFILGGDRGDTVTVKTGVEEIDVYVRLPKEKRSDISILQNLNIKIADNKFIKLSDVVDIVMAEGSTELNKTDRIYSVSISANDGGVGMKAIQDKMVEAYNNSNPPESVAYRWGGSSENLSDSTSQLGMALGISIFLIYALLAAQFENFVLPVIIIGSIPLALIGIVWGLLIMNQPIDIMVMIGLILLAGVVVNNAIVLIDFIKMTRERGSERTEAVVESCRTRLRPILMTTMTTVLGMLPLALGIGEGAEIYRGMAITVMFGLSFSTLLTLVVIPILYTLIEDMNNAILKFLKKIYNGIMNMLPKKLSGRE